CGTGGCCTCGGCGGTCGCCGGGGAGGGCGTCGACGTCGCGTTCGTCCTGCTGGAGACCGAGACCTCTGCGGACGCCGTGCTTCCCGGGATCGCCCGGGCGCTGGGTCTGCGCGACATCGCGCACGCCTCCGTGGAGGCCGCCCTGGTGAACGCCCTGCAGAGCCGGCGACTGCTGCTGGTGCTCGACAACATGGAGCAACTGCTGGACGCGAGCACCGACCTCGTCCGGCTGCTGAACGCCCTCCCGGCGCTCACCGTGCTCGTGACGAGCCGATCACCCCTGCGCGTCCGCGCCGAGCACGTCTTCGAGGTCGGTCCGCTCGACGTGCCGGCTGACGACGCGGAAACGGCGGACTCTCCGGCGGTTCAGCTCTTCAGCGAACGGGCGGCTGCGGCGCATCCCGGTTTCCGTCTCACCGACGCCGACGCACGGACCATCGCGCGGATCTGCCGACGGCTGGACGGACTGCCGCTCGCGATCGAGCTGGCTGCCGCCCGGGTGCGTTCGCTCGCTCCCGCCGAGGTCCTCACCCGCCTCGATTCCGCGTGGTCCTTGCTGACGGACGGGGCGCGCGACCTCCCGCCTCGTCAGCGCACGATCCGCAGCACGATCGGATGGAGCGTCGATCTGCTCGACGAACGAGCACGCATCGCGCTCGCCGCCCTCGCCGTGTTCACCGGTCCGTTCACCCGCGAGGCCGCCGAATTCGTGCTGGCGGGTGTCCCCGGGACCGATCCGAGCGCGCTCGATGCGCTCGCCGATGCGAGCCTGCTGCAGCAGCGGGAGCGCGGCGGTGTGCGGTTGTTCACACTGCTCTCGCTGGTGCGGGAGTTCGCGCTCGACCTGGAGGGTGGACCTGCGCCAGGGGAGGAGGGGCCGACCGAGCGCTGGGTGACGTACTACCGGGGGGTGATGGCGAACGCGGCGGGGCGCCTCAGCGGTGACGGGCAGGTCGAGTGGTTGCGGCGGCTCAACGCGGAGACCGAGAACGTCACGCAGGTCCTGCGTTTCCTCATCGATGCACGGCGGATCCGGGAGGCGGCGGAGCTCGCCTGGTCGATGTACCTGTTCGTCTGGATGAGCGGGATGCTGGGGCTGATGCAGGCGTGGATGACCGAGATGCTGGCGTCCGCCGAGCGGGAGGGAGTCCCCATCGATCCGCGGAGCGAGGCGGTCGGGCTCTACTACACCTCCGCGGTGGGGTTCTGGCAGGACCCGGAGCGCGACGTCGTCCCGGGACTCACCCGCAGCGCGGACCTCTTCGCGCAGACGGGGGATGCGGCATCCGCGGCGCTCGCCCGGATCTCGATCGGCCTGGCATTCCTGGCGAGGCCGGAAGGACCGGACGTCTCGGCGGCCGAACGCACCGTGGGTGACGCGGTCGCGGGCTTCCGGGACGGCGGTGACAGGTGGGGTGAGGCGATGGCTCTCGTCGTGCTCGGCCGCGTGGACATGATGCGTGGCGCGCTCGAGGACGCGACGTCGAGATTCGCTCGGAGCCTCGAACTCGCCGAGCAGGAGCACGAGCTCCTGGGTATCGCGATCGCGCGGCACCATCGGGGCTGGGTGCGGTTCGCCGGCGGGGACCTCGCCGGCGCGGAGGCCGATTTCGGGGCGGGCCTGGACGGATCGCTCATGCTCGAGCATGACGAGGGGGTCGCCTACGGGTTGGAGGGGCTGGGCGGCGTCGCGGCGGCGCGGGGCGATGCCGAGTGTGCAGGACTGCTCCTCGGATCCGCCGGGGCCGTCCGGCGCCGGACGGGCCTCGTGAACACGGCGAACTTCGCGCCGTACACCCCGCTGCTCGAGGCGATGCGGACGGATGGGCGGGGCGCGCTGCTCGACGACGCGCTCGCACGCGGCGCGACCATGGCCCCACGGGAGGTGCTCGATGCCGTCCACGGGTGATGCCGGGGGCAGCCGCGACGACCGGGTCCTGGTGGCGACCCGCATCCTCGCGCTCGTCATCCTGCCGTTCCTGCTCGTCGCCGCGTTCCTGCTGTACGTGTTCCCGGAGCGCACCGGTGAGCTGTTCGCCTGGCCGATCGACCCGCCGCTCTCCGCCTACTTCCTCGCATCGGCCTACGTGGGCGGCATCTGGTTCTTCGGCGCGGTCGCGCGGGAACGCCGGTGGCATCGCGTGCAGCACGGCTTCCCGGCGGTCATCGTGTTCGCCACGGCGCTGCTGGTGGCGACCCTGCTGCACCTCGACCGTTTCTCGGCGAACCTCTCCTTCGCCGTGTGGATGGTGCTCTACGTCACCACGCCCGTCGCGGTGGCCGTCGTCGCCCTGGTGCAGCGACGCTTCGCTCGCCGTGAGCCGGAACCGGGTGACGTCGTGGTGCCGGGCATCGTGGCCGTGGGGCTCGCCGTCATCGGCGCGGCCGCCTTCGGGTTCGGTGCGACGGTCTTCCTCGTGCCGGAGTTCGCCGCGTCCTTCTGGCCGTGGCAGCTGACTCCACTGACGGGCCGGGTGACCGGCGCCGTGCTGAGCCTCACCGGCGTGGTGAACGTGGCGCTGCTCTGGGACCGGCGGTGGTCCGCGTTCCGCGTCATCTTCCCCGCTCAGCTGGTCAGCCTCGCTGCGATCGCGCTCTCACTGATCGCCCGGCGTGACGACCTCATCTGGGGGCGGCCGGCGACCGGGGTGTTCGTGGCGCTGGTCGCCTCGGCGCTCGTGGCCTACGGAGCGTTCGTGGTGTGGGGCGGTACGCGGATGCGGAGCACCACCCGGGCGCGGCGTCCGTGACCGCCCATCCGTAGGACGGAGACCCCGACGTCCTCAGGCCGAGGACGCGATGTCGCCGCCGCATCCTCGCCGCGCGCCGGTGCTCTGCGGTGTAGCGACACGCCCGGGAACGCCCCGTCAGCCGGTCGAGTCCGGCGTGGACGCTGAGGAACCGGGCGCCGGTCCGCCGGCCGGCCGCTCGACGGTTCGCGTCGTTTTCGATCGCGTCGTCGCGGCCGCTTCGGCCTCGTCCTCGTCGTGGGTGCCGTGCTTCGCCTTGTCCGCGTCGCTCCGTCGGTCCCAGTTCGGCTTTCGGATCGCATAGAAGATGAGCGGCGGCACCCCCAGCAAGACGATGACGAGTCCCACGATCCATGGGTAGGCCGCCACGGGGAATGCCGTGAAGCCATCCGGCGGAACGAAGGCGAGGACGAATGCGGTGAGACAACCGAGGAAACCGACCCCCGCCACGAAGTTCATCGCCGGCACCCGGTAGGTGCGCTTCACGTTCGGTTCCTTGCGGCGCAGGACGATCGCCGCGGCGAACATGAGCATGTACATGATGAGGTACAGCGCCGCCGCCATGTCGATGAGCGCGACGAACGCCGCACTCACATTCGGCACGATGACGAAGATCGCCGCGAGGATCGTGACGATGGTGCCCTGCAGCATGAGGATGCCCGACTGGACGCCCGCCTTGTTCCGCTTCTGCAGCGCCGGCGGCAGGAGCCCCGTCTCCGCTGCGGCGAGCAGGCCTTTGGACGGACCGGCGATCCAGGTGATCACGGAGGCCAGTGCGCCGGCGGCGATGAGCGCCGACACCACTGCGGTCCCCCAGCCCAGGTCCCACTTGTCGAAGTAGGCCTGGAACGCGAGCATGATGCCGTTCGTGAGTCCGAGCTCCTTCTCCGGCACGGCGAGAGCGATCGCGATCGTCGGCAGGATGAACACGAGCAGGATGAGTATCGACGCCATCAGCACCGACCGTGGATACCCGCGACCCGGGTCCTTCATCTGGTTCACGTGCACCGCATTGACCTCCATGCCCGCGTAGGCGAGCACGTTGGAGACGATCAGCACGATGGAGGCGATGCCGGTGAACGGCGGGATGATCGCCGAGGCTTCGAGCGGGACCTCGCTCTTCTGCCCCGTGCCCAGCCAGATGAAGCCGAACACGATGAGCAGGACCGCCGGGAGGAGCGTGCCCAGGATCCCGCCCCACGAGCCGAGCTTGGCGAAGAGATTCCCGCCGCGCAGCGTGATGAGCGTCGACCCCCAGTACAGCACCAGGATGACGATCGCGGTGTACAGCCCGGAGTTCGACAGGGACGGGTCCACGAACACGAACGCCAGTGCCGCGGCGATGAACGCGATCTGCGTGGGGTACCAGACCACGTTCTGGATCCACTGGAGCCAGACCGCAGTGAAGCCCCAGCGGTTTCCGAACGCCTCCCTCACCCAGACGTACACCCCGCCCTTCCACCCGGTGGCCAGCTCGGCGGCGACTAGCGCCGTCGGGATGAGGAACAGGATGGCCGGGATGATGTAGAGCGTCACGCTGCCGAGGCCGTACACGGCCATTGCGGGAAGGGAACGCAGGCTGGCGACCACGACCAGCGTCAGCAGGGCGAGCTGGCCGACCCCGAGGTAGCTCGTGACCAGCTTGCTGGATGTGAGCGGATGATTCGACGCGGCCTGGGCCGCGGCATCCGAGGTCTGCTTCGATGTCGTCGACATGTCGTTGCCTCAGTGGTGGAACGCGGGGTGCTGGCCCTCGACGGGCATGGGCGACTCGAGGGCGTCGAGATACGCGGTCTCTGTCTCGATGCTCTCGAGCAGTTCGGCGGCGAGGTCCATGCTCAGCCCGTTCCGGACCACGATGCGCTGCACCGTGAGGTCGGTCAGGTCGTCCGGCATCGGATAGGCCGGCACGAGCCAGCCCTTCATGCGCAGCCGGTCCTGCAGGTGGTAGAGGTTCCAGTTCTTGGTGTGCCCGTCTTTCAGGTACCACGCGAAGACGGGGATGTCACTGCCGTCGTTCCAGAGCTCGAAGGCACCGATTTTGGCGATGCCCTCGGCGAGGTACTTCGCGACGTCCTGCGAGGCCTGCTGCACGGCGCGGTAGCCCTCGAATCCGAGGCGCAGGAACATGTAGTACTGCAGGAGCACCTGCGCGCCGGGGCGGGAGAAGTTCAGCGCGAACGTCGGCATCTGCCCGCC
The sequence above is a segment of the Microbacterium caowuchunii genome. Coding sequences within it:
- a CDS encoding DUF4062 domain-containing protein, which encodes MDRPTAHDFRTEPRSIRTPDQRLRVFISSTLAELQPERAAARTAVESLRLAPVMFELGSRPHPPRSLYRSYLEQSDVFLGIYWQSYGWIGPGEEISGLEDEYRLSAGIPSLIYIKSPAPGREARLSELLDRIRADDRVSYKSFRDAEELGELIANDLVTLLAERFDATRAGDGPDRSVRRAPIPSAYTSIVGRSREREEILGMLGRPDVRLVTLVGPGGIGKSRLAIDVASAVAGEGVDVAFVLLETETSADAVLPGIARALGLRDIAHASVEAALVNALQSRRLLLVLDNMEQLLDASTDLVRLLNALPALTVLVTSRSPLRVRAEHVFEVGPLDVPADDAETADSPAVQLFSERAAAAHPGFRLTDADARTIARICRRLDGLPLAIELAAARVRSLAPAEVLTRLDSAWSLLTDGARDLPPRQRTIRSTIGWSVDLLDERARIALAALAVFTGPFTREAAEFVLAGVPGTDPSALDALADASLLQQRERGGVRLFTLLSLVREFALDLEGGPAPGEEGPTERWVTYYRGVMANAAGRLSGDGQVEWLRRLNAETENVTQVLRFLIDARRIREAAELAWSMYLFVWMSGMLGLMQAWMTEMLASAEREGVPIDPRSEAVGLYYTSAVGFWQDPERDVVPGLTRSADLFAQTGDAASAALARISIGLAFLARPEGPDVSAAERTVGDAVAGFRDGGDRWGEAMALVVLGRVDMMRGALEDATSRFARSLELAEQEHELLGIAIARHHRGWVRFAGGDLAGAEADFGAGLDGSLMLEHDEGVAYGLEGLGGVAAARGDAECAGLLLGSAGAVRRRTGLVNTANFAPYTPLLEAMRTDGRGALLDDALARGATMAPREVLDAVHG
- a CDS encoding amino acid permease, which codes for MSTTSKQTSDAAAQAASNHPLTSSKLVTSYLGVGQLALLTLVVVASLRSLPAMAVYGLGSVTLYIIPAILFLIPTALVAAELATGWKGGVYVWVREAFGNRWGFTAVWLQWIQNVVWYPTQIAFIAAALAFVFVDPSLSNSGLYTAIVILVLYWGSTLITLRGGNLFAKLGSWGGILGTLLPAVLLIVFGFIWLGTGQKSEVPLEASAIIPPFTGIASIVLIVSNVLAYAGMEVNAVHVNQMKDPGRGYPRSVLMASILILLVFILPTIAIALAVPEKELGLTNGIMLAFQAYFDKWDLGWGTAVVSALIAAGALASVITWIAGPSKGLLAAAETGLLPPALQKRNKAGVQSGILMLQGTIVTILAAIFVIVPNVSAAFVALIDMAAALYLIMYMLMFAAAIVLRRKEPNVKRTYRVPAMNFVAGVGFLGCLTAFVLAFVPPDGFTAFPVAAYPWIVGLVIVLLGVPPLIFYAIRKPNWDRRSDADKAKHGTHDEDEAEAAATTRSKTTRTVERPAGGPAPGSSASTPDSTG